One Halioglobus japonicus DNA segment encodes these proteins:
- a CDS encoding PA3496 family putative envelope integrity protein has protein sequence MGERNQEPNTSEPLEDMFEPGLGDMSDEDLAELAPLASDKQRLAEKRRRAEQRLEEKRLRDELGYYDLELDDF, from the coding sequence ATGGGAGAGCGCAACCAGGAACCGAATACTTCGGAACCCCTGGAGGATATGTTCGAACCCGGCCTGGGCGACATGTCCGACGAGGACCTGGCCGAACTGGCCCCGCTGGCCTCGGACAAGCAACGCCTGGCGGAGAAACGCCGCCGCGCTGAGCAACGTCTGGAAGAGAAACGCCTGCGGGACGAGTTAGGTTACTACGATCTGGAGCTGGACGACTTCTAG
- a CDS encoding type II citrate synthase, which produces MPEIKHEVRPVDVNYLCDKCNQGMMAQCGFMDETSGDIEHRCLICDHKQTFQWRAYPGIDYIGADEAL; this is translated from the coding sequence ATGCCAGAAATAAAACACGAAGTTCGGCCCGTCGACGTCAATTACCTGTGCGACAAATGCAACCAGGGAATGATGGCCCAATGTGGATTCATGGACGAAACCAGCGGTGACATCGAGCACCGCTGCCTGATCTGCGATCACAAGCAGACGTTTCAGTGGCGCGCATACCCAGGCATTGATTACATCGGCGCCGACGAAGCCCTATAA
- the mtnA gene encoding S-methyl-5-thioribose-1-phosphate isomerase, which translates to MFSSDDLSSLRWDATSGAVEVIDQTLLPHTLRWVHLESLEDYCHAISAMQVRGAPLIGITAAFGLAHGLRDDSSDQGLAVAYDKLLATRPTAVNLRWALEQVRDEVGELMPFARAEAAWQRAVELRAEDIASCARIGEVGLPLLREAQRGDTLNVMTHCNAGWLATIQWGTALAPVYKAVEAGLNVHVWVSETRPRNQGVNLSAWELQRAGVPCTVVADNSCGQLMREGLVDCVVVGSDRTAANGDVCNKIGTYLKALAATDNNIPFYVALPASTVDWRCDAGEHIPIEARDSGEVLAMAGVDGAGESRQINLAAAGTRAANPAFDVTPARLVSALITEHGCCTADPAGLQALRAQLYDL; encoded by the coding sequence GTGTTTTCATCGGATGACTTGTCCAGCCTGCGCTGGGACGCTACATCCGGCGCGGTAGAGGTCATTGATCAGACCTTATTGCCTCACACGCTGCGCTGGGTGCACCTCGAATCACTGGAGGACTATTGCCATGCCATCAGTGCCATGCAGGTGCGGGGCGCACCCCTGATCGGCATTACCGCGGCCTTTGGGTTGGCCCATGGGTTGCGTGATGATTCGAGTGATCAGGGCCTGGCCGTCGCTTACGATAAGCTGCTCGCAACCCGCCCCACCGCGGTGAACCTGCGCTGGGCCCTGGAACAGGTTCGCGATGAGGTTGGCGAGCTGATGCCCTTTGCCCGGGCTGAGGCGGCGTGGCAACGCGCCGTGGAATTGCGCGCCGAGGACATCGCCAGTTGTGCGCGTATCGGTGAAGTCGGTCTGCCACTATTGCGTGAGGCTCAGCGCGGCGACACGCTGAACGTGATGACCCATTGCAATGCTGGCTGGCTGGCAACGATTCAGTGGGGTACTGCGCTGGCACCGGTTTACAAGGCTGTGGAAGCGGGACTCAACGTGCACGTGTGGGTGTCGGAAACCCGTCCCAGGAATCAGGGTGTGAACTTGTCGGCCTGGGAGTTGCAGCGCGCCGGTGTGCCCTGCACGGTGGTTGCTGATAACAGCTGCGGGCAGTTGATGCGCGAGGGTCTGGTCGATTGCGTCGTTGTCGGCTCAGACCGTACCGCCGCTAATGGCGATGTCTGTAACAAGATAGGGACTTATCTGAAGGCGCTGGCCGCCACAGACAACAACATTCCTTTTTATGTCGCCTTGCCTGCGTCCACGGTCGACTGGCGTTGTGACGCCGGTGAACACATTCCCATTGAAGCCCGCGACAGTGGCGAGGTGCTGGCGATGGCGGGTGTCGACGGGGCAGGTGAGTCGCGCCAGATCAATCTGGCTGCGGCCGGCACCCGTGCCGCTAATCCTGCATTCGATGTCACGCCAGCTCGCCTGGTGTCGGCGCTGATCACCGAGCACGGCTGCTGTACGGCTGACCCTGCCGGACTCCAGGCGTTGCGCGCACAGCTGTACGATTTATAG
- a CDS encoding glutamine synthetase family protein, producing the protein MSTDTQAIKDWLKQHQISEVEVLVPDMTGNARGKFIPAHQFLDMGEPKLPESIMVQSVTGEYSDEHWELVEPTDTDMILRPDPNTMRVVPWAREPTAQIIHDCYKQNGEPHPLSSRNVLRRVLELYEAEGLQPVVAPEVEFFLVDRNTNPDNVLIPPSGRSGRRETSRLSYSIDAVAEFEDFVEDMYDYAEAQNLAVDTLIHENGAAQMEINFLHGNAMDLADQVFIFKRTIRETAHKHGIYATFMAKPMQNECGSALHIHQSIVRADTGENIFVTPDGEHTETFLSYIAGLQHYTPELIAFYAPNVNSYRRLAPDISAPINLNWGLDNRTTAFRVPESSAAATRVENRFPGADTNPYLAMAATLASGYLGMKGKLKPTEPHQGTANEDEVEIARSLEEGLRNLDNSPEVREVFDPLFLKAFAAVKRDEFEEFNRVISSWEREHLLLQV; encoded by the coding sequence ATGAGTACCGATACCCAGGCCATTAAGGACTGGCTCAAGCAGCACCAGATCTCCGAAGTAGAAGTGCTGGTGCCAGACATGACCGGTAACGCACGGGGCAAATTCATCCCCGCGCACCAATTTCTCGACATGGGCGAGCCCAAACTCCCCGAAAGCATTATGGTGCAAAGTGTCACCGGAGAGTACAGCGACGAGCATTGGGAGTTGGTCGAGCCTACCGACACCGATATGATTCTCCGGCCAGACCCGAACACCATGCGAGTGGTGCCCTGGGCTCGCGAGCCGACCGCCCAGATTATTCACGACTGTTACAAGCAGAACGGTGAGCCCCACCCGCTGTCTAGCCGCAATGTGCTGCGCAGGGTGCTGGAGCTTTACGAAGCCGAGGGGCTGCAACCGGTGGTGGCGCCGGAAGTAGAATTTTTCCTCGTCGATCGCAATACCAATCCCGACAATGTCCTGATTCCTCCCAGCGGCCGTTCTGGTCGTCGCGAAACTTCACGTTTGTCTTACAGCATCGATGCTGTTGCAGAGTTCGAAGATTTCGTGGAAGACATGTACGACTACGCCGAGGCGCAGAACCTGGCGGTGGACACGCTGATCCACGAAAATGGCGCCGCGCAAATGGAGATCAACTTTTTGCATGGCAACGCCATGGATCTGGCCGACCAGGTCTTCATCTTCAAGCGCACTATCCGCGAAACCGCGCATAAGCATGGCATTTACGCGACCTTTATGGCCAAGCCCATGCAGAATGAGTGTGGCAGCGCGCTGCATATTCACCAGAGTATTGTGCGCGCTGATACGGGAGAGAATATCTTTGTCACGCCCGATGGCGAACATACGGAAACCTTCCTCAGCTATATCGCCGGCCTGCAGCACTACACGCCTGAGTTGATTGCATTCTATGCGCCCAATGTGAACTCCTACCGTCGCCTGGCGCCCGATATTTCGGCGCCGATCAACCTCAATTGGGGTCTGGACAATCGCACGACTGCTTTCCGGGTGCCTGAGAGCAGTGCGGCGGCGACGCGGGTAGAGAACCGCTTCCCCGGGGCTGACACCAACCCGTACCTCGCTATGGCGGCTACTTTGGCGTCCGGCTACCTCGGGATGAAAGGCAAATTGAAGCCCACCGAACCGCACCAGGGTACGGCCAATGAGGACGAGGTGGAAATTGCCCGCAGTCTGGAGGAAGGTCTGCGGAATCTGGATAACTCGCCCGAGGTTCGCGAAGTGTTTGATCCGCTGTTCCTGAAGGCCTTTGCCGCGGTCAAGCGCGATGAGTTCGAAGAATTTAACCGGGTAATTTCTTCCTGGGAGCGGGAGCACTTGCTGCTGCAGGTTTGA
- a CDS encoding FAD-dependent oxidoreductase, whose amino-acid sequence MAWVSVLIKCPHCLKIQYRGPRHPVQGQNKGATPNVLSAAGSASEYSSVMQNLPHVDSWYAASANQSLDFPPLLGEAEADVCVIGGGYTGLSTAIHLRKQGYSVVVLEANKVGWGASGRNGGHVGTGQRADQETLEELVGLEHARALWQLGLEAVDTVCELIDTHAIDCELKYGNLHVASKAKEQPDLMAEVEHLERVYGYDKIRYVPPQELAQMTSGQGLHGGVLDTGSRHLHPLNYALGLARAARDLGATVHEGSRVTAYTESNGVTVSTDQGTVKAKQLVLACNGYLEKLEPRTAGRIMPINNYMLATEPLPEALCRQLIRDDTSMSDSLFVIDYWKLSADNRLLFGGGESYTRKFPRDIGSFVRKYMLKIYPELADTRIEYGWGGTLAITMNRMPDFGRLSANIFYAHGYSGHGVPIATLAGKLLAEAIAGDAERFDVMASVPSRTFPGGTLLRWPGLVAGMLFYSLRDRLG is encoded by the coding sequence ATGGCCTGGGTATCGGTACTCATAAAATGTCCACATTGCCTAAAAATTCAGTATCGCGGGCCGCGACATCCGGTTCAAGGGCAAAACAAGGGAGCTACCCCGAACGTGTTATCAGCGGCGGGTTCAGCTTCGGAGTATAGTTCGGTCATGCAAAACCTACCTCATGTCGACTCCTGGTACGCCGCCTCGGCTAACCAGTCACTGGATTTCCCCCCGTTGTTGGGCGAAGCAGAAGCTGATGTATGCGTGATTGGCGGTGGATACACCGGCCTGTCCACGGCAATTCATCTGCGCAAACAGGGCTACTCCGTGGTCGTACTGGAGGCCAACAAAGTGGGCTGGGGCGCCTCGGGTCGCAACGGCGGCCATGTCGGCACCGGCCAGCGAGCAGACCAGGAAACACTCGAGGAACTGGTAGGCCTGGAGCACGCCAGGGCACTCTGGCAGCTGGGGCTGGAGGCGGTGGATACGGTGTGCGAGCTGATCGACACCCACGCCATTGATTGCGAACTGAAATACGGCAACCTGCACGTGGCCTCCAAGGCGAAAGAGCAGCCCGACCTGATGGCGGAAGTCGAGCACCTGGAGCGTGTTTACGGTTACGACAAGATTCGCTACGTGCCCCCCCAGGAACTGGCGCAGATGACCTCCGGCCAGGGACTTCACGGCGGCGTACTGGACACGGGGTCCCGCCATCTACACCCTCTGAACTACGCTCTGGGCTTGGCCCGGGCCGCCCGCGATCTCGGCGCTACAGTACATGAAGGTAGCCGCGTTACCGCTTATACGGAGTCCAACGGCGTCACGGTGAGCACCGATCAGGGCACCGTCAAGGCCAAACAGCTGGTGCTGGCCTGTAACGGCTATCTGGAAAAGCTGGAGCCGCGCACCGCGGGCCGCATCATGCCCATTAACAACTACATGCTGGCCACCGAACCTCTGCCCGAAGCATTGTGTCGACAGCTGATTCGCGACGACACCTCGATGTCCGACAGCCTGTTTGTGATCGACTACTGGAAGCTCTCGGCAGACAACCGGCTGCTGTTTGGCGGCGGCGAATCTTACACCCGCAAATTCCCCCGAGATATTGGCAGTTTTGTGCGCAAGTATATGCTGAAAATCTACCCCGAACTGGCCGACACCCGGATTGAATACGGCTGGGGAGGCACCCTGGCGATTACCATGAACCGAATGCCGGATTTCGGGCGGCTCTCGGCCAACATTTTTTACGCCCACGGCTACTCGGGCCACGGCGTGCCTATTGCCACCCTGGCCGGAAAATTGCTGGCCGAGGCGATTGCCGGAGATGCGGAGCGCTTTGATGTCATGGCTTCGGTTCCTTCCAGAACCTTCCCAGGCGGCACCCTGCTGCGCTGGCCAGGCCTGGTCGCCGGCATGTTGTTCTACTCCCTGCGCGACCGACTCGGCTGA
- the epmB gene encoding EF-P beta-lysylation protein EpmB, whose amino-acid sequence MIPQTELHICDWRSELRHAVSDGETLLARLQLNPEQLGYSALAARDFPVLVPRPYLQRITPGDPDDPLLRQVLATGQETLVEPGYSDDPVGETGATIQRPGVIQKYRGRVLLILAGGCAINCRYCFRRHFPYQENRNSRQEWLQALEHVAADTSITEVILSGGDPLLVADAALAELVATIAAIPHVRRLRVHTRLPVVIPQRVTDGLLQALTGSRLRCVMVIHSNHARELDASVAQAMQRLREADVELLNQSVLLAGVNNHAATLVNLSERLFEIGVRPYYLHLLDKVRGAAHFDVPQAEGIALIDAMATELPGYLVPRLVHEEAGQPGKTRIA is encoded by the coding sequence GTGATCCCGCAAACCGAACTACATATCTGTGACTGGCGGTCAGAGTTACGCCACGCTGTCTCCGACGGCGAGACACTGCTTGCCCGCCTCCAGCTGAACCCCGAGCAGTTGGGTTACTCGGCACTTGCCGCACGCGACTTTCCTGTCCTGGTACCGCGCCCCTATTTACAGCGCATCACACCTGGCGACCCCGATGACCCGCTATTGCGACAAGTCCTCGCTACAGGTCAGGAAACACTGGTCGAACCGGGCTACAGCGACGACCCCGTCGGAGAGACCGGCGCGACCATCCAGCGCCCCGGCGTTATCCAGAAGTACCGCGGCCGGGTATTACTTATTCTTGCCGGTGGCTGCGCGATTAATTGTCGCTACTGCTTCCGCCGCCACTTTCCCTACCAGGAAAACCGCAACAGCCGCCAGGAGTGGCTGCAGGCGCTCGAACATGTGGCCGCGGACACCAGTATTACCGAGGTCATCCTGTCCGGCGGTGACCCGCTGCTGGTCGCCGACGCTGCACTCGCGGAACTTGTCGCGACCATCGCGGCCATTCCACACGTCAGGCGCCTACGCGTGCACACCCGGCTTCCGGTGGTCATTCCACAACGGGTTACCGACGGGCTGCTCCAGGCACTCACCGGTTCGCGACTGCGCTGTGTCATGGTGATTCACAGCAATCACGCCCGCGAACTGGATGCGTCCGTGGCGCAGGCCATGCAGCGGCTGCGGGAGGCTGATGTGGAATTACTTAACCAGTCAGTACTGCTGGCCGGCGTAAACAACCACGCGGCAACACTTGTCAATCTCAGTGAGCGTTTGTTCGAGATCGGCGTGCGCCCCTACTACCTGCACTTACTCGACAAAGTCCGCGGGGCGGCTCACTTCGATGTCCCTCAAGCAGAGGGTATTGCGCTCATAGATGCCATGGCGACCGAGCTACCCGGCTATCTGGTGCCACGATTAGTGCACGAGGAAGCGGGTCAGCCCGGTAAAACACGGATTGCCTGA
- a CDS encoding AMP-binding protein, giving the protein MSAALVTPLEMFYRWEQETPDKVYLRQPKNLEWSEHTWRDVGNRVRRIAAFLRDKNYPAGSRIGIWSSNSMDWPICDLAIMLAGHISVPIYPGQDIGSANYIFNHSAVKLVFCGDFDQHARVTEALPEGVETVAMLGCKFAADTSLDEVIASYEPYLESPVPNGEDVFTIIYTSGTTGNPKGVMHMHQTPGHVVPGLVISFRMNETPNEFFSFLPMSHAAERIIVEMTSLYSNASISFSESLDTFGDEVRSVQPTFFFAVPRLWVKFKAGIDAKIPPEAQAGLNDEQKAGIAQALGLSRARCIITGSAPCPVDVQDWFLSMGIALRDGYGMTENFVHGIAWTKDDQPISGCVGQPMDPSVQVRVSDAGEIQFKSLGLMKGYYLNEEKTAEVFDDGWYCTGDSGRFDDDGNLWVTGRVSEVFKTSKGKFIVPMKLESLFGRNPNLAQFCCMGHGLDQPIVLVTLSEVGLAKDRAAVQAELESLLEEINSEVPSYERISNIFVCDEWTIENALLTPTMKLKRKQIEDEYKALVQSHMGAGPVSFLD; this is encoded by the coding sequence ATGTCCGCAGCACTCGTCACCCCTCTGGAAATGTTCTATCGCTGGGAGCAGGAAACTCCCGACAAGGTATACCTGCGCCAGCCGAAAAACCTCGAATGGTCGGAGCATACTTGGCGCGATGTGGGGAACCGGGTGCGCCGTATCGCCGCATTTCTGCGCGACAAGAACTACCCGGCAGGCAGCCGCATTGGTATCTGGTCGTCTAATAGTATGGATTGGCCTATTTGTGATCTGGCGATCATGCTCGCTGGCCACATTAGCGTGCCGATCTACCCGGGCCAGGACATCGGTTCAGCGAACTATATTTTCAACCACTCGGCCGTGAAACTGGTGTTCTGCGGCGATTTTGATCAGCACGCGCGCGTAACCGAGGCCCTGCCCGAGGGTGTAGAGACGGTCGCGATGCTGGGTTGTAAGTTCGCGGCGGATACTAGCCTCGACGAAGTCATTGCTAGCTATGAGCCTTACCTGGAATCGCCGGTGCCCAATGGCGAAGACGTGTTCACCATCATCTATACCTCCGGTACCACCGGCAATCCCAAGGGGGTCATGCATATGCACCAGACGCCCGGCCATGTCGTGCCGGGGCTGGTTATAAGCTTCCGCATGAATGAGACGCCCAACGAATTTTTCTCCTTTTTGCCCATGTCACACGCGGCGGAGCGCATCATCGTTGAGATGACCAGCCTGTACAGCAATGCCTCGATTTCATTCTCTGAGTCTCTGGACACCTTTGGTGACGAGGTTCGCTCGGTGCAGCCGACGTTCTTCTTTGCCGTGCCGCGCCTGTGGGTGAAATTCAAAGCGGGGATCGACGCCAAGATTCCGCCCGAGGCGCAGGCCGGCCTCAACGATGAGCAGAAAGCGGGCATCGCCCAGGCGCTGGGCCTGTCGCGTGCGCGCTGCATTATCACCGGCTCTGCGCCTTGCCCGGTAGACGTGCAGGACTGGTTCCTGTCCATGGGAATTGCGTTGCGGGACGGCTACGGCATGACGGAAAACTTTGTCCATGGCATCGCCTGGACAAAGGATGATCAACCCATTTCCGGCTGTGTTGGTCAGCCCATGGACCCGAGCGTCCAGGTACGGGTATCGGACGCGGGCGAGATTCAGTTCAAAAGCCTCGGTCTGATGAAAGGTTATTACCTCAACGAGGAGAAAACCGCGGAAGTATTCGACGATGGCTGGTACTGCACCGGTGACTCAGGGCGCTTCGATGACGATGGCAACCTGTGGGTGACAGGGCGGGTGTCCGAGGTCTTCAAAACCTCAAAGGGTAAGTTCATCGTGCCGATGAAGCTCGAATCGCTGTTTGGTCGCAATCCGAATCTGGCTCAGTTCTGCTGTATGGGCCATGGCCTCGACCAGCCGATTGTTCTGGTGACGCTGTCAGAGGTTGGTCTGGCCAAGGACCGGGCAGCGGTGCAGGCCGAGCTGGAATCACTGCTCGAGGAGATTAACAGTGAAGTGCCGTCATATGAGCGCATTTCCAATATCTTTGTCTGCGATGAGTGGACGATCGAAAATGCCCTGCTCACCCCGACCATGAAGTTGAAGCGCAAGCAGATTGAGGACGAGTACAAGGCGCTGGTTCAGTCCCACATGGGTGCCGGGCCGGTCAGTTTCCTCGATTAG
- a CDS encoding carboxymuconolactone decarboxylase family protein translates to MSRLPADALTAGVSGDGELDRAIAGFAASVVRQKGVDPLTTELVRLRCAQIHDCRLCGSLRNAEALAEGFDEDMQAKISRYEQSDLAPHQIAALRLCDAMILTPSLADATLKANLREHFSPAQIAELMFDVMKWSQQKALVALRMEAPPWQEINVLTFNQQGQPGFEGPAYTEEA, encoded by the coding sequence ATGAGCAGATTACCCGCAGATGCACTCACCGCCGGCGTGTCCGGCGATGGTGAACTCGATCGGGCGATTGCCGGCTTCGCCGCATCTGTCGTGCGCCAAAAAGGGGTCGACCCGTTGACCACTGAACTGGTGCGCCTGCGCTGCGCCCAGATTCACGACTGCAGACTTTGCGGATCGCTGCGCAATGCAGAAGCACTTGCCGAAGGTTTTGACGAAGACATGCAGGCCAAAATCAGCCGCTATGAGCAGAGCGACCTGGCTCCTCACCAGATTGCTGCGCTGCGCCTTTGCGACGCCATGATACTGACTCCGTCCCTTGCAGACGCAACCTTAAAGGCCAACCTGCGCGAGCATTTTTCACCCGCACAAATTGCTGAACTCATGTTTGATGTCATGAAGTGGAGCCAGCAAAAGGCCCTGGTTGCACTGCGCATGGAAGCGCCGCCGTGGCAGGAGATTAACGTGCTCACCTTCAACCAGCAGGGACAGCCGGGCTTTGAGGGCCCGGCCTACACCGAAGAGGCTTAG
- a CDS encoding DUF3094 family protein — protein MKQPEEQQDRSYQNSLYPEDQAKVDEFLKRGVNSVERKPFRPFYMILLLIGSVTILSFVSQWIARAAGIY, from the coding sequence ATGAAACAGCCTGAAGAACAGCAAGACCGCAGCTACCAGAATTCCCTGTATCCCGAGGATCAGGCTAAGGTCGACGAATTCCTTAAGCGCGGCGTCAACTCGGTCGAACGCAAGCCATTTCGTCCGTTCTATATGATCCTGCTGCTGATTGGTTCCGTAACCATTCTCAGCTTTGTCAGCCAGTGGATTGCACGGGCGGCCGGCATATACTGA
- a CDS encoding acyl-CoA dehydrogenase C-terminal domain-containing protein, which translates to MPDYKAPLRDIGFVVNEVLEAEKVFQTLPGYEEASTDLMDAIAAEGAKFCEEVLQPLNRVGDEEGCTWSEEGVTTPAGFKEAYQQYVDNGWPSLSADVDYGGQGMPNLVGIVNTEMVGSANWSWGMYPGLSHGAVKTIEEHGTEEQKQKYLTKLISGEWTGTMCLTESHCGSDLGLLRTKAEPNADGSYAITGQKIFISAGEHDMTDNIVHIVLARLPDAPEGTKGISLFIVPKMNVNDDGSVGERNGVHCASIEHKMGIHGNATCVLNFDGAKGYLIGPENRGLNCMFTFMNTARIGTAAQGLSHMEQSFQGALTYAKERLAMRSLTGPKNADGPADPIIVHPDVRKMLLTQKAFAEGSRAFLLYLAMLGDIVDKGAEQEAKNADDLMSLLTPIAKAFMTETGYEAANHGVQIFGGHGFISEWGMEQIVRDCRIAMLYEGTTGIQAMDLIGRKVLGSGGKMLLNFTNMIDELCQANTAEEDKPFIDALNAKKDEWLGVSMQIGEAAMSNPDEAGSAAVDYLMYSGYITLAYFWAKMAIIARQKIAAADGDTSFYEAKLMTAQFYFERLLPRTESLKTTMLAGADNLMQMPEEMFAF; encoded by the coding sequence ATGCCAGACTATAAGGCTCCCCTGCGCGACATCGGTTTTGTTGTCAACGAAGTACTGGAAGCGGAAAAAGTTTTCCAGACCCTGCCCGGCTACGAAGAGGCCAGCACCGACCTGATGGACGCGATTGCGGCCGAAGGCGCCAAGTTCTGTGAAGAAGTTTTGCAGCCCCTGAACCGTGTTGGTGACGAAGAGGGATGTACCTGGAGCGAAGAGGGTGTGACCACCCCGGCGGGCTTCAAAGAAGCCTACCAGCAGTATGTCGACAATGGCTGGCCCTCGCTGTCTGCCGATGTTGATTACGGCGGTCAGGGCATGCCCAACCTGGTGGGCATTGTGAACACTGAAATGGTGGGTAGCGCCAACTGGTCCTGGGGTATGTACCCCGGCCTGAGCCACGGTGCTGTTAAGACCATTGAAGAGCACGGTACCGAAGAGCAGAAGCAAAAGTACCTCACCAAGCTGATTTCCGGCGAGTGGACAGGCACCATGTGTCTGACCGAATCTCATTGTGGTTCTGACCTGGGCCTGCTGCGCACCAAGGCCGAGCCCAATGCCGACGGCTCCTACGCGATTACCGGCCAGAAGATCTTCATCTCCGCCGGTGAACACGACATGACGGACAATATTGTCCACATCGTACTGGCTCGCCTCCCGGACGCACCGGAAGGCACCAAGGGTATCTCCCTGTTTATCGTTCCCAAAATGAACGTGAACGATGACGGTTCTGTCGGTGAGCGCAATGGCGTGCACTGTGCATCGATCGAGCACAAGATGGGAATTCACGGCAACGCCACCTGCGTGCTGAACTTCGACGGCGCCAAGGGCTACCTGATTGGCCCCGAGAACCGTGGCCTGAACTGCATGTTCACCTTTATGAATACTGCGCGCATCGGTACTGCTGCCCAGGGCCTGTCCCACATGGAGCAGAGCTTCCAGGGCGCCCTGACCTACGCCAAAGAGCGCCTGGCGATGCGCAGCCTCACCGGCCCCAAGAACGCCGATGGCCCCGCGGATCCGATCATCGTGCACCCCGACGTGCGCAAGATGCTGCTGACCCAGAAGGCCTTTGCCGAAGGCAGCCGCGCGTTCCTGCTGTACCTGGCCATGCTGGGCGACATTGTGGACAAGGGCGCCGAGCAAGAAGCGAAAAACGCTGATGACCTGATGTCACTGCTGACCCCGATCGCCAAGGCATTCATGACCGAAACCGGTTACGAAGCTGCCAACCACGGCGTTCAGATTTTCGGTGGCCACGGCTTTATCAGCGAGTGGGGCATGGAGCAGATCGTCCGCGACTGCCGTATTGCCATGCTGTACGAAGGCACCACCGGTATCCAGGCCATGGACCTGATCGGTCGTAAGGTACTGGGTTCCGGCGGCAAGATGCTGCTCAACTTCACCAACATGATCGACGAGCTGTGCCAGGCCAACACCGCCGAGGAAGATAAGCCCTTCATCGACGCGCTCAACGCCAAGAAAGACGAGTGGCTGGGTGTGTCCATGCAGATTGGCGAAGCTGCCATGAGCAACCCTGACGAAGCGGGCTCCGCTGCGGTGGATTACCTGATGTACTCCGGTTACATCACACTGGCCTACTTCTGGGCCAAGATGGCGATTATCGCCCGCCAGAAGATTGCCGCTGCCGACGGCGACACCTCGTTCTACGAGGCCAAGCTGATGACCGCGCAGTTCTACTTCGAACGCCTGCTGCCGCGTACCGAGTCGCTGAAGACCACCATGCTGGCCGGCGCTGACAACCTCATGCAGATGCCCGAGGAAATGTTCGCGTTCTAA
- the bioD gene encoding dethiobiotin synthase, giving the protein MSKTFFVTGTDTEVGKTAVSCAILEAAAAAGLNTAAVKPVAAGCDDQGQNEDALALMASMTAQLPYAQVNPVALAPAIAPHIAVAQVGRTMKASQLAGFCRGVMTGPHDLVLIEGAGGWRVPLSPRETLADLARELQVGVILVVGMRLGCINHALLTAEAVLGDGLPLAGWVANQPGERMTCHEENLDTLMHLLPAPFLGEVAHISPWSPVEAGQSLDIREIMQ; this is encoded by the coding sequence ATGAGCAAGACTTTCTTTGTGACCGGTACCGATACCGAGGTGGGGAAGACCGCGGTGAGCTGTGCCATTCTCGAGGCGGCGGCTGCGGCCGGGCTCAACACCGCGGCCGTGAAACCGGTGGCAGCCGGCTGTGACGATCAGGGCCAGAATGAAGATGCTCTCGCATTGATGGCCAGTATGACCGCGCAGCTGCCCTACGCCCAGGTCAACCCGGTGGCACTGGCACCGGCAATTGCCCCGCACATTGCTGTCGCCCAGGTGGGCCGGACCATGAAGGCCTCGCAACTGGCGGGGTTTTGCCGCGGCGTTATGACCGGGCCGCATGATCTGGTGCTGATCGAAGGTGCCGGTGGCTGGCGTGTCCCGCTCTCCCCTCGGGAGACGCTCGCCGACCTCGCCCGCGAGTTACAGGTGGGTGTGATTCTTGTCGTCGGCATGCGCCTGGGCTGTATTAACCACGCCCTGCTGACGGCCGAGGCCGTGTTAGGTGACGGCCTGCCGCTGGCAGGCTGGGTAGCAAATCAACCCGGTGAGCGAATGACGTGCCACGAGGAAAACCTGGACACACTGATGCACCTGCTGCCTGCACCGTTTCTGGGTGAGGTGGCCCATATTTCCCCCTGGAGCCCTGTTGAAGCAGGTCAATCTCTTGATATTCGGGAGATTATGCAGTAG